The Syntrophales bacterium DNA segment GGTATCGCAAAATGCGATACCTTCAAAACTTTTTTCAGACACACGCGATACCCGGAAACTGAAAGAGCGGCGTGCCGAGAATGTGGTCAAGTTGCTGGAGGTGGCGTGATGGCAAACAAAAAGAGGGGTTTAGAGAAAACGAAACCGGCCGTGCCGGAACCCACGCCGGTGTTACTGGAAGACCTCCGCCGGATGATCGAGGAGACAAGGCATGCCGTCGCCACGACGGTCAATGCCGCCCTGACCATGCTCTACTGGAACGTGGGCAGACGGATTCGAGAGGATATCCTTCAGGAGAAACGTGCCGAATACGGCCGGGAGATTTTGCTGACACTGTCGGCGAAATTGACGGTTGAGTACGGTCGTGGCTGGAACGAACGCAATATTTCGTACATGGTTAAATTCTCTGAAGTTTTTCCCGATGAAGCGATTTTGCACGCACTGCGTGCGAAATTAAGTTGGACCCACTTTCGTCTGCTCATTGGTATGGACGACCCCCTCAAACGCGACTTCTACGGTGAAATGTGCCGCATTGAAGGTTGGTCTACACGAACTCTGGAGAAGAAAATCGATTCCATGCTTTTCGAGCGCACGGCGCTCTCGCGCAAGCCGGAAAAGCTGATCGAACAGGAGCTACAGTCGCTACACCAAACAGACAAACTGACCCCCGAACTCGTCTTTCGTGATCCTTATATTCTGGATTTTCTCGGCCTCAGGGACACGTTTGCCGAAAAGGATGTCGAAGCCGCCATTTTACGCGAGATGGAATCATTCATCTTGGAACTGGTAATTGGGTTCGCCTTCCTCGAACGTCAGAAACGCATCACCTTGGACGGCGATGATTTCTATCTCGACCTGCTCTTCTATCATCGGCGATTGCGTCGTCTGGTGGCAATTGAACTTAAACTGGGCGACTTCAAACCCGCATTCAAGGGACAAATGGAGCTTTATCTGCGCTGGCTGGATAAATACGAGCGTCGCGAAGGAGAAGATGCGCCTCTGGGCATAATTCTCTGCGCCGGCAAGAAGCAGGAGCAGATCGAACTGCTGGAACTGGGCCGCTCCGGCATCCACGTCGCCGAATACCTTACCGATTCTCTGCCGAAAGAGGTGCTGCAAGAGAAACTCCGCAAAGCTATCGCCCTTGCCCGCAGACAGCTGGAGAGCCTGGGGAAAAAGGGCGTTGCCAAGAATGTGGTGAAGTTGCAGGAGGGGAAGTGATGAGCAACTGGCCTTCAAAGCGAATGGAAGAGCTATGCGAAATAACCTCAAGCAAACGTATCTTTGCTGCAGATTACGTCTCTGAAGGTGTGCCTTTCTATCGTGGCAAGGAGATTACCGAGAAATATAAAGGGAATATCAATATTTCGACAGAATTGTTCATTGCCGAAGAAAAGTTCAAGGAGATTGAACGAAAGTTTGGTGTACCAAAGCCTGGCGATTTACTTCTCACATCTGTGGGCACACTCGGTTCAGTCTATGTGGTGAAACCTAGCGACAGGTTCTATTTTAAGGACGGGAATCTCACATGGTTTCGCAATTTCAAAGAACTCGACAGTCATTATCTCTATTATTGGCTGGGTTCTCCGCAGGGATGGGCAGAGCTATGCAAAGCAACTATTGGGTCATCTCAGTCCGCATTCACAATTGTTCTATTGAAGGGGATAGAAATAGAAGTCCCCCCCCGCCCTACGCAGCGAAAAATCGCGTCGATACTCTCCGCCTACGACGATCTGATCGAGAATAATCTGCGGCGGATCAAAATTCTGGAGGAAATGGCGCAGAACCTCTACCGCGAGTGGTTTGTCAAATTCCGCTTCCCTGGCCACCAGTACGCCCGCTTCACCGATTCCCCACTTGGCAGAATTCCTGAGGGTTGGGAGGTGGTATCCTTGGAAAATGTTTGTAGCCGAATTACTGATGGATCTCATTACAGCCCTAAGACCACCGATTATGGATATCCAATGGCATCAGTCAAAGATATGCACGACTGGGGAATCAACATCGATACATGCCGAAAAATCAGTGAAGAAGAATTTCATAATTTGGTTCGTAATGACTGTAAGATGTGCAAGAATGACGTGCTTATAGCAAAGGATGGAAGCTATCTAAAGCACTGTTTTGTTGTCGAACGCGATTTTGATGTCGCATTGTTATCGTCAATAGCGATTCTGCGGCCTAGCGAAAAAATCAATCCTCATGTCTTAGCGATGACACTTCGGGAGCCGGACATGAAAACGAGAATGACCGGTTTTGTATCTGGCGCAGCTTTGCCAAGGATAATTTTACAGGCTTTCCGACAGTTTCAGATCGTATTGCCACATATTGCGCTCCAGGAGCAATGGGCAGCATCTGCAGAGCCTATGATTCAGCTTTGCTGTCGCTTGCTCCATGCGAATGGAACCCTTTGCCGCACCCGCGACCTGCTCCTCCCCAAGCTCATCTCCGGCAAGTTGGATGTGTCGGAATTGGACATCACGATTCCCGCGGAGGCCGAAGCATGAAGGCACCCGGAGCTTTATCTTGCATTTACTCTTCACTTATGTATATCTGAATAGGAATTGCAGGGGGCGTCAATGGTGAAGGATAAAGAGCGGATACTGGAGATTGCAGGCAGGCTCGGAGTGACCACGGCGGCAGATGTGGAAGCGGTCGGTATTTCTCGCAATCACCTGTACGAGTTGTGCAAGGCGGGTAAAATCGAGCGGACGGCCCGTGGGCTTTATCAAATTCCGGGCGCCCTTTCAACGGAGCATGGCGTTTTGATCGAAGTCGCCAAACGTGTACCCAAAGGGGTGGTCTGCCTGCTTTCCGCCCTCAGGTTTCACGATCTGACGACGCAGATACCCCATGAAGTTTGGATCACGGTGCCACGCGGGGGCTGGCGGCCGCAGATGGATTACCCGCCTCTGAATCTGACTTACATGTCCGGCGAATCCTATGCTTTCGGCATTAGGGAGCACACGGTCCAGGGGATTGGGATCAAGGTTTATACGCCGGCGAAAACCGTGGCGGATTGTTTCAAGTTTCGCAACAAGGTTGGCCTTGATGTGGCCATCGAGGCACTTCGCGAGGTATGGCGGTCCCGCCTGGCCAGTATGGATGACTTGGCGGAGGCGGCCAAAGTGTGTCGGGTGTTCACGGTGATACGTCCCTATCTGGAGGCTACTGTATGAGTGCCCGGGAGAAAGAAAACAGGGGGCACACTCAGGGGAAGTCGTAGCATGAAAACCACCGATCTCGATATCCTGCTCCAGGAGGGCGAAGGCGTCATGCTGGAGTACAAGGAGAGTCTATCCTCTTCCTTTGCCCGCGAGCTGGTGG contains these protein-coding regions:
- a CDS encoding PDDEXK nuclease domain-containing protein gives rise to the protein MANKKRGLEKTKPAVPEPTPVLLEDLRRMIEETRHAVATTVNAALTMLYWNVGRRIREDILQEKRAEYGREILLTLSAKLTVEYGRGWNERNISYMVKFSEVFPDEAILHALRAKLSWTHFRLLIGMDDPLKRDFYGEMCRIEGWSTRTLEKKIDSMLFERTALSRKPEKLIEQELQSLHQTDKLTPELVFRDPYILDFLGLRDTFAEKDVEAAILREMESFILELVIGFAFLERQKRITLDGDDFYLDLLFYHRRLRRLVAIELKLGDFKPAFKGQMELYLRWLDKYERREGEDAPLGIILCAGKKQEQIELLELGRSGIHVAEYLTDSLPKEVLQEKLRKAIALARRQLESLGKKGVAKNVVKLQEGK
- a CDS encoding restriction endonuclease subunit S translates to MSNWPSKRMEELCEITSSKRIFAADYVSEGVPFYRGKEITEKYKGNINISTELFIAEEKFKEIERKFGVPKPGDLLLTSVGTLGSVYVVKPSDRFYFKDGNLTWFRNFKELDSHYLYYWLGSPQGWAELCKATIGSSQSAFTIVLLKGIEIEVPPRPTQRKIASILSAYDDLIENNLRRIKILEEMAQNLYREWFVKFRFPGHQYARFTDSPLGRIPEGWEVVSLENVCSRITDGSHYSPKTTDYGYPMASVKDMHDWGINIDTCRKISEEEFHNLVRNDCKMCKNDVLIAKDGSYLKHCFVVERDFDVALLSSIAILRPSEKINPHVLAMTLREPDMKTRMTGFVSGAALPRIILQAFRQFQIVLPHIALQEQWAASAEPMIQLCCRLLHANGTLCRTRDLLLPKLISGKLDVSELDITIPAEAEA
- a CDS encoding type IV toxin-antitoxin system AbiEi family antitoxin domain-containing protein, whose protein sequence is MVKDKERILEIAGRLGVTTAADVEAVGISRNHLYELCKAGKIERTARGLYQIPGALSTEHGVLIEVAKRVPKGVVCLLSALRFHDLTTQIPHEVWITVPRGGWRPQMDYPPLNLTYMSGESYAFGIREHTVQGIGIKVYTPAKTVADCFKFRNKVGLDVAIEALREVWRSRLASMDDLAEAAKVCRVFTVIRPYLEATV